The following proteins are encoded in a genomic region of Nonomuraea muscovyensis:
- the hemQ gene encoding hydrogen peroxide-dependent heme synthase, producing the protein MTEGAARPRARDLNQVIRYTMWSVFKATAPLPAGRDQAGEEVTELLEQAALKDVVTRGLYDVAGFRADADYMFWWHAPTPEDLQDVYSRFRRTTLGRHSAPVWSAMALHRPAEFNKSHIPAFLAEEEPRAYVSVYPFVRSLEWYLLEDKDRRAMLAEHGQMAREYPDVRANTVACFALNDYEWMLAFEADELHRIVDLMRELRGAQARRHTRLEIPFYTGARKPVQELLAALP; encoded by the coding sequence ATGACTGAAGGCGCCGCGCGGCCCAGGGCCCGCGATCTCAACCAGGTGATCCGTTACACGATGTGGTCCGTCTTCAAGGCCACCGCGCCGCTGCCCGCAGGCCGCGACCAGGCGGGCGAGGAGGTCACCGAGCTGCTGGAGCAGGCGGCCCTGAAGGACGTCGTGACGCGCGGCCTCTACGACGTGGCCGGCTTCCGCGCCGACGCCGACTACATGTTCTGGTGGCACGCGCCCACGCCCGAGGACCTGCAGGACGTCTACTCCCGGTTCCGCCGCACCACGCTCGGCCGCCACAGCGCGCCCGTCTGGTCGGCGATGGCGCTGCACCGGCCGGCCGAGTTCAACAAGTCGCACATCCCGGCGTTCCTCGCCGAGGAGGAGCCCCGGGCGTACGTGAGCGTCTACCCGTTCGTCCGCTCGCTGGAGTGGTACCTCCTGGAGGACAAGGACCGGCGGGCGATGCTGGCCGAGCACGGCCAGATGGCGCGCGAGTACCCCGACGTGCGGGCCAACACCGTGGCGTGCTTCGCGCTCAACGACTACGAGTGGATGCTGGCGTTCGAGGCCGACGAGCTGCACCGGATCGTCGACCTGATGCGCGAGCTGCGCGGCGCCCAGGCGCGCCGGCACACCCGGCTGGAGATCCCCTTCTACACCGGCGCCCGCAAGCCCGTGCAGGAACTGCTCGCCGCCCTGCCCTAG
- the msrB gene encoding peptide-methionine (R)-S-oxide reductase MsrB, with product MDKVVKSEAEWRVQLSPEEFHVLRQAGTERPFTGEYVDTKTEGVYSCRACGAELFRSDAKFESHCGWPSFFEPSKSEAVTLIEDRSLGMARTEVRCARCDSHLGHVFHGEGYATPTDDRYCINSVSLRLEPGS from the coding sequence ATGGACAAGGTGGTCAAGAGCGAAGCCGAGTGGCGGGTCCAGCTCTCGCCGGAGGAGTTCCACGTCCTCCGGCAGGCGGGGACCGAACGGCCGTTCACCGGGGAGTACGTCGACACCAAGACCGAGGGCGTCTACTCCTGCCGCGCGTGCGGAGCGGAGCTGTTCAGGTCGGACGCCAAGTTCGAGTCGCACTGCGGCTGGCCGAGCTTCTTCGAGCCGTCGAAGTCGGAGGCGGTGACGCTGATCGAGGACCGCAGCCTCGGCATGGCGCGGACCGAGGTCCGCTGCGCCCGCTGCGACTCCCACCTGGGCCACGTCTTCCACGGCGAGGGCTACGCCACGCCCACCGACGACCGCTACTGCATCAACTCGGTCTCCCTGCGCCTCGAACCCGGGTCGTGA
- a CDS encoding DUF3000 domain-containing protein — protein sequence MTHGDLPPAPAAFRRAVESLRPAEVRPEIELEDLPAPQRLAPHSAAIGASVYRDDDELAVGRLILLYDPDGQRGWDGPFRLVAYVRADMEPEITSDPLLGPVAWSWLTDALDAHHADYSAAGGTVTRAVSEGFGNKADDPVTTELELRASWSPTQEDLSGHVAAWCDLMCVAAGLPPLPPDVAALPRRRDDPESDRTK from the coding sequence ATGACCCACGGTGACCTGCCACCGGCCCCCGCGGCGTTCAGGCGCGCGGTCGAGAGTCTCCGGCCGGCCGAGGTCAGACCGGAGATCGAGCTCGAAGACCTGCCCGCCCCGCAGCGGCTGGCCCCGCACTCCGCCGCCATCGGCGCATCCGTCTACCGCGACGACGACGAGCTCGCCGTCGGGCGGCTGATCCTGCTCTACGACCCCGACGGCCAGCGCGGCTGGGACGGGCCGTTCCGGCTGGTGGCCTACGTGCGCGCCGACATGGAGCCCGAGATCACCTCCGACCCGCTGCTCGGCCCGGTCGCGTGGAGCTGGCTCACCGACGCCCTCGACGCCCACCACGCCGACTACTCCGCCGCTGGCGGTACCGTGACTAGAGCTGTGTCCGAGGGGTTCGGCAACAAGGCCGACGACCCGGTCACCACCGAGCTCGAGCTGCGGGCGTCCTGGTCGCCGACCCAGGAAGACCTCTCCGGCCACGTCGCCGCCTGGTGCGACCTCATGTGCGTGGCGGCGGGGCTGCCACCGCTCCCGCCCGATGTGGCCGCCCTGCCCCGTAGACGCGATGATCCGGAGAGTGACCGAACGAAGTGA
- a CDS encoding tetratricopeptide repeat protein: MSEEIIAGRGAEPAAPTGPLPGPLPPVPPPVPPDAVLPPAPPEALPEALPEAAARSRASVLRSRAESYIALSRHDAAIADLTEAIALEPDSARAWRMRGESHRLIARYEAALSDFGEALRLEPDSAYALGSRGQAYASLGRHDEALDDFEHALTLSPESLWILEARADTLADLDRLDEALDEHARIIALNGKLAYSWLARGDLYQRMHLYPEAIDDYTKALELDTAYVRGYSRRGEAYRMIDRYEEALADLNRAIELDPDHDRALGSRGAVLSELGDNEGALRDLDRAIELDPDYIWAFRVRGEILQELDRHEEAVADFTRALDLEFGDS; the protein is encoded by the coding sequence ATGAGCGAGGAGATCATCGCCGGGCGCGGCGCCGAGCCTGCCGCCCCAACCGGCCCGCTGCCCGGCCCACTGCCCCCTGTGCCGCCCCCCGTGCCGCCCGACGCCGTCCTGCCCCCCGCACCGCCCGAGGCGCTGCCCGAGGCGCTGCCCGAGGCGGCCGCCCGGTCGCGGGCCTCCGTGCTGCGCAGCCGGGCCGAGTCGTACATCGCGCTGTCCCGCCATGACGCGGCCATCGCCGACCTGACCGAGGCGATCGCGCTGGAGCCCGACAGCGCGCGGGCCTGGCGGATGCGCGGCGAGAGCCACCGCCTGATCGCGCGCTACGAGGCGGCGCTGTCCGACTTCGGCGAGGCGCTGCGGCTGGAGCCCGACAGCGCCTACGCCCTCGGCTCGCGCGGCCAGGCCTACGCCTCGCTCGGCCGCCACGACGAGGCCCTGGACGACTTCGAGCACGCGCTCACCCTGTCGCCGGAGTCGCTGTGGATCCTGGAGGCCAGGGCGGACACCCTGGCCGACCTCGACCGCCTGGACGAGGCGCTGGACGAGCACGCCAGGATCATCGCGCTGAACGGGAAGCTGGCCTACTCCTGGCTGGCTCGCGGCGACCTCTACCAGCGCATGCACCTGTACCCGGAGGCCATCGACGACTACACCAAGGCGCTGGAGCTCGACACCGCGTACGTGCGCGGCTACAGCCGGCGCGGCGAGGCGTACCGGATGATCGACCGCTACGAGGAGGCCCTCGCCGACCTGAACAGGGCGATCGAGCTGGACCCCGACCACGACCGGGCGCTGGGCAGCCGCGGCGCGGTGCTGAGCGAGCTGGGCGACAACGAGGGCGCGCTGCGCGACCTCGACCGGGCCATCGAGCTGGACCCCGACTACATCTGGGCGTTCCGGGTGCGCGGCGAGATCCTGCAGGAGCTCGACCGGCACGAGGAGGCGGTCGCCGACTTCACGAGGGCGCTGGACCTGGAGTTCGGCGACTCCTGA
- a CDS encoding Gfo/Idh/MocA family protein — MSVRSIGVVMNGVTGRMGYRQHLVRSVLAINEQGGVTLSDGSRVTLRPVLVGRNAAKLADLAARHGIADHTTDLDAALADDDNLIYFDAQVTSARVKSVLKAIEAGKHVYTEKPTAESVEEAAALAEAAATRGIKNGVVQDKLFLPGLLKLKRLIDGGFFGRILSVRGEFGYWVFEGDWQEAQRPSWNYRAEDGGGIVLDMFPHWHYVMENLFGRVRSVYAQAVTHVPERVDEQGRAYPATADDAAYGVFELEDGVIAQINSSWTVRVNRDELVEFQVDGTEGSAVAGLRNCRVQHRATTPKPVWNPDLPVTARFRDGWQEVPDNAEFDNGFKIQWELFVRHVLEDAPFPYDFAAGARGVQLAELGMRSSAEGRRIEVPEL, encoded by the coding sequence ATGAGCGTGCGGTCCATCGGCGTCGTGATGAACGGCGTCACCGGCAGGATGGGTTATCGCCAGCACCTGGTCCGGTCGGTTCTGGCCATCAACGAGCAGGGCGGCGTCACCCTCTCGGACGGCAGCCGGGTCACGCTGCGGCCGGTCCTCGTCGGCCGCAACGCCGCCAAGCTCGCCGACCTCGCCGCCAGGCACGGCATCGCCGACCACACCACCGACCTCGACGCGGCCCTGGCCGACGACGACAACCTCATCTACTTCGACGCCCAGGTCACCTCGGCCCGCGTCAAGTCCGTGCTGAAGGCCATCGAGGCGGGCAAGCACGTCTACACCGAGAAGCCGACGGCCGAGTCGGTCGAGGAGGCCGCCGCGCTGGCCGAGGCCGCCGCGACCCGGGGCATCAAGAACGGCGTGGTGCAGGACAAGCTGTTCCTGCCGGGCCTGCTCAAGCTCAAGCGGCTGATCGACGGCGGCTTCTTCGGCCGGATCCTGTCGGTGCGCGGCGAGTTCGGCTACTGGGTGTTCGAGGGCGACTGGCAGGAGGCGCAGCGCCCGTCCTGGAACTACCGCGCCGAGGACGGCGGCGGCATCGTGCTCGACATGTTCCCGCACTGGCACTACGTCATGGAGAACCTCTTCGGCCGGGTCCGCTCGGTCTACGCCCAGGCCGTGACGCACGTCCCGGAGCGGGTCGACGAGCAGGGTCGCGCCTACCCGGCCACCGCCGACGACGCCGCGTACGGGGTGTTCGAGCTGGAGGACGGCGTGATCGCGCAGATCAACTCGTCCTGGACGGTGCGCGTCAACCGCGACGAGCTGGTGGAGTTCCAGGTGGACGGCACCGAGGGCAGCGCCGTCGCCGGCCTGCGCAACTGCCGGGTCCAGCACCGCGCCACCACCCCGAAGCCGGTCTGGAACCCCGACCTGCCCGTCACCGCCCGCTTCCGCGACGGCTGGCAGGAGGTGCCGGACAACGCCGAGTTCGACAACGGCTTCAAGATCCAGTGGGAGCTGTTCGTCCGGCACGTGCTGGAGGACGCGCCGTTCCCGTACGACTTCGCCGCGGGCGCCCGCGGCGTGCAGCTCGCCGAGCTGGGCATGCGCTCCTCGGCCGAGGGACGCCGGATCGAGGTGCCCGAGCTGTGA
- the hemE gene encoding uroporphyrinogen decarboxylase: MWYMRQAGRSLPEYLKVREGVPMLTACETPDLVVEITLQPVRRYGVDAAIFFSDIVVPLKAIGVDLDIKPGVGPVVAQPIRDAAALDALRPIEPDDVSYVTEAIRALVGELGGTPLIGFAGAPFTLGSYLIEGGPSRHHDRTKAMMYGEPRLWHDLMDRLAGIVLEHLRIQVRAGASAIQLFDSWVGAVAPDDYREFVLPHTRRIFDGLADLGVPRIHFGVGTGELLGLLGEAGADVVGVDWRVPLDEAARRVGPGKALQGNLDPAILMAPWEVVERKAREVLRRGEAAEGHVFNLGHGVLPGTDPDQLKRLTDLVHEA, translated from the coding sequence GTGTGGTACATGCGGCAGGCCGGCCGATCGCTGCCCGAATACCTCAAGGTGCGCGAAGGCGTGCCCATGCTGACGGCGTGCGAGACGCCCGACCTGGTCGTCGAGATCACCCTGCAGCCGGTCCGCCGCTACGGCGTCGACGCGGCCATCTTCTTCAGCGACATCGTCGTGCCGCTCAAGGCCATCGGCGTCGACCTCGACATCAAGCCGGGCGTCGGCCCGGTCGTCGCCCAGCCCATCCGCGACGCCGCGGCGCTCGACGCGCTGCGCCCCATCGAGCCGGACGACGTCTCCTACGTCACCGAGGCGATCCGGGCGCTGGTCGGCGAGCTGGGCGGCACGCCTCTGATCGGCTTCGCCGGGGCGCCGTTCACCCTCGGCTCCTACCTCATCGAGGGCGGCCCTTCCCGCCACCACGATCGCACCAAGGCCATGATGTACGGCGAACCCCGGCTCTGGCACGACCTCATGGACCGCCTGGCCGGCATCGTCCTGGAGCACCTGCGCATCCAGGTGCGGGCGGGCGCCTCGGCGATCCAGCTCTTCGACTCCTGGGTGGGCGCGGTCGCCCCCGACGACTACCGCGAGTTCGTCCTGCCCCACACGCGCCGCATCTTCGACGGCCTGGCCGACCTCGGCGTGCCGCGCATCCACTTCGGCGTCGGCACCGGCGAGTTGCTCGGCCTGCTCGGCGAGGCCGGGGCCGACGTGGTCGGCGTCGACTGGCGGGTCCCACTCGACGAGGCCGCGCGCCGCGTCGGGCCCGGCAAGGCGCTGCAGGGCAACCTCGACCCGGCCATCCTCATGGCCCCGTGGGAGGTCGTCGAGCGCAAGGCCCGCGAGGTGCTGCGCCGCGGCGAGGCGGCCGAGGGCCACGTGTTCAACCTCGGCCACGGCGTCCTGCCCGGCACCGACCCCGACCAGCTCAAGCGCCTGACCGACCTCGTTCACGAAGCCTGA
- the hemG gene encoding protoporphyrinogen oxidase, translated as MEGNHAHVVVIGGGISGLAAAWHLRHAHAGQGPRIRVTVLEASPRVGGKLYASEVGGVMVDAGAESMLARRPEGKDLAAAAGLGGDLVDPGITRAAILSRGTLRPMPRSQVMGVPADLAELARSGILSPGGLLRVPMDQILPATLVRTDVSVAAYIRARMGGEVLDRLVEPLLGGVYAGHADRLSLEATMPRVAAAARSERSLLTAARQIVQDASGGGGPVFTSLRSGMGSLPEAVAKASEADVRTGVTVRELHRTADGWRLVAGPVPHPETIEADAVIVAAPGPAAARLLKAEVPAAAAELARIDYASMAIVTLAYAPTAFPELPTGSGYLVPPVEGRPVKAATFSSIKWPHLGGDVFVVRLSIGRIGEEHLLQRDDAELVSLATAELAGVLGARGLPLDTRVTRWGGSLPQYNVGHLDRVARVRAAVAPQPGLAVCGAAYDGLGIPACIATGRTAAARILDHLSR; from the coding sequence GTGGAAGGCAATCACGCGCACGTGGTCGTCATCGGGGGCGGGATCTCGGGCCTGGCCGCGGCGTGGCACCTGCGCCACGCCCATGCCGGGCAGGGCCCGCGCATCAGGGTGACGGTCCTCGAAGCGAGCCCGCGCGTCGGCGGCAAGCTGTACGCCTCCGAGGTCGGCGGGGTCATGGTCGACGCCGGAGCGGAGTCCATGCTGGCCAGGCGGCCCGAGGGCAAGGACCTGGCCGCAGCGGCCGGGCTCGGCGGCGACCTGGTCGATCCGGGCATCACGCGGGCCGCCATCCTGAGCCGGGGCACGCTGCGGCCGATGCCGAGGTCCCAGGTGATGGGCGTGCCCGCCGATCTGGCCGAGCTGGCCCGCTCCGGAATCCTCTCGCCCGGCGGGCTGCTGCGGGTGCCGATGGACCAGATCCTGCCGGCCACCCTCGTGCGGACCGACGTGTCCGTCGCCGCCTACATCCGGGCGCGGATGGGCGGCGAGGTCCTCGACCGGCTCGTCGAGCCGCTGCTCGGCGGCGTCTACGCGGGCCACGCCGACAGGCTGTCACTGGAGGCCACGATGCCGCGGGTGGCCGCCGCCGCCCGCTCCGAGCGCTCGCTGCTCACGGCGGCCAGGCAGATCGTCCAGGACGCCTCCGGCGGCGGGGGCCCGGTCTTCACCTCGCTCCGCTCCGGCATGGGCAGCCTGCCGGAGGCCGTGGCCAAGGCGTCGGAGGCCGACGTGCGCACCGGCGTCACCGTCCGCGAGCTGCACAGGACCGCCGACGGCTGGCGGCTGGTGGCCGGCCCGGTGCCGCACCCCGAGACCATCGAGGCCGACGCCGTCATCGTCGCCGCCCCCGGCCCCGCGGCCGCCCGGCTGCTCAAGGCCGAGGTGCCGGCCGCCGCGGCCGAGCTGGCCAGGATCGACTACGCCAGCATGGCCATCGTCACGCTCGCCTACGCCCCCACCGCCTTCCCCGAGCTGCCCACCGGCAGCGGCTACCTGGTGCCGCCCGTGGAGGGCCGGCCGGTCAAGGCGGCGACGTTCAGCTCGATCAAGTGGCCCCACCTCGGCGGCGACGTGTTCGTGGTGCGCCTGTCGATCGGCCGCATCGGCGAGGAGCACCTGCTGCAGCGCGACGACGCCGAGCTGGTCTCGCTCGCCACGGCCGAGCTGGCCGGCGTGCTCGGCGCGCGCGGGCTGCCGCTCGACACCCGCGTCACCCGCTGGGGCGGCTCGCTGCCGCAGTACAACGTCGGTCACCTCGACCGGGTCGCCCGGGTGCGCGCCGCCGTCGCGCCGCAGCCGGGCCTGGCCGTGTGCGGCGCCGCCTACGACGGCCTCGGCATCCCCGCGTGCATCGCGACCGGCCGCACCGCCGCGGCCCGGATTCTGGACCACCTGTCGCGTTGA
- a CDS encoding DUF4349 domain-containing protein, whose protein sequence is MEVARQERQVIYVARLSVRVKEVAAAAQRAKQLVTTAGGHLAKEESRSGNRGGGSATLEFKVPPARYPEVLAGLGRDLGEQISLTQNTEDVTLRVADVESRLASARQSLESLRALMKKADTIGEVLQVEREISAREADLESLQAQQKELSAQVGMATLTLELLGPRAVVKTPSAEPPGFLGGLAAGWASLVMFGKVALTVLGAVLPWLAVIVALVALPVLAVRRRVRRRATPPAPPAPQAS, encoded by the coding sequence GTGGAGGTCGCCCGCCAGGAGCGCCAGGTCATCTACGTGGCGCGGCTGAGCGTGCGGGTCAAGGAGGTCGCGGCGGCGGCGCAGCGGGCCAAGCAGCTCGTCACGACGGCCGGCGGGCACCTGGCGAAGGAGGAGTCCCGTTCCGGAAACCGGGGCGGAGGCTCGGCCACGCTGGAGTTCAAGGTGCCGCCCGCCCGCTATCCCGAGGTGCTGGCCGGCCTCGGCAGGGACCTCGGCGAGCAGATCTCCCTCACCCAGAACACCGAGGACGTCACCCTGCGGGTGGCCGACGTGGAGAGCCGGCTCGCCTCGGCCCGGCAGTCGCTCGAGTCGCTGCGCGCGCTGATGAAGAAGGCCGACACGATCGGCGAGGTGCTGCAGGTGGAGCGGGAGATCTCCGCCCGGGAGGCCGACCTCGAGTCGCTGCAGGCCCAGCAGAAGGAGCTGTCGGCCCAGGTGGGCATGGCCACGCTCACGCTCGAGCTGCTGGGACCGCGCGCCGTCGTGAAGACGCCCTCGGCGGAGCCGCCCGGGTTCCTCGGCGGGCTCGCCGCGGGGTGGGCGTCGCTGGTGATGTTCGGCAAAGTGGCGCTGACCGTGCTCGGCGCGGTGCTGCCGTGGCTGGCCGTCATCGTGGCGCTCGTCGCGCTCCCCGTGCTCGCCGTACGGCGGCGCGTGCGCAGGCGCGCGACCCCGCCCGCCCCGCCGGCGCCTCAGGCTTCGTGA
- a CDS encoding dihydrodipicolinate synthase family protein → MRIDLPGGAYTLRERVSWPVPDGPAASRIVYAAAHVVADPLGDNTPGSPAAVDWDATLRFRRHLWSYGLRIADAMDTAQRNMGLDWAATKELIRRSAAEARDYGDPATLVSCGAGTDHAPGAADLDAITAAYTEQIETVQTAGAGVIIMASRQLARVATGPKDYHEVYGRLLGLAERPVVLHWLGEMFDPQLAGYWGSSDVAAATESFLELIHAHASKVDGVKVSLLDEQHEIGLRAALPAGVKLYTGDDFNYPSLIRTGSHALLGIFDAIAPAAAAALQVLDAAEAACDTAGRDRLLASYDEILAPTVPLSRKIFETPTYNYKTGIVFLAWLNGHQDAFAMVNGAQSARSLTHLAEVFRLADQAGLLADPELAVHRMKALLAVNGL, encoded by the coding sequence GTGAGGATCGACCTGCCCGGTGGGGCCTACACGCTGCGCGAGCGGGTGAGCTGGCCGGTGCCCGACGGCCCGGCCGCCAGCCGGATCGTCTACGCGGCGGCGCACGTGGTGGCCGACCCGCTCGGCGACAACACGCCCGGCTCTCCCGCCGCCGTCGACTGGGACGCCACGCTGCGCTTCCGCCGCCATCTGTGGTCGTACGGGCTGCGCATCGCCGACGCCATGGACACCGCCCAGCGCAACATGGGTCTCGACTGGGCCGCGACGAAGGAGCTGATCAGGCGCAGCGCCGCCGAGGCACGCGACTACGGCGACCCCGCCACGCTGGTGTCCTGCGGCGCCGGCACCGACCACGCGCCCGGCGCCGCCGACCTGGACGCCATCACCGCCGCGTACACCGAGCAGATCGAGACCGTGCAGACGGCGGGCGCCGGCGTGATCATCATGGCGTCGCGTCAGCTCGCGCGGGTGGCGACCGGCCCGAAGGACTACCACGAGGTGTACGGCAGGCTGCTCGGGCTGGCCGAGCGGCCGGTGGTGCTGCACTGGCTGGGCGAGATGTTCGACCCGCAGCTCGCCGGCTACTGGGGATCGTCCGACGTGGCGGCCGCGACCGAGTCGTTCCTGGAGCTGATCCACGCCCACGCCTCGAAGGTCGACGGGGTGAAGGTCTCGCTGCTGGACGAGCAGCACGAGATCGGGCTGCGCGCGGCGCTGCCCGCGGGCGTGAAGCTCTACACCGGCGACGACTTCAACTACCCGTCGCTGATCAGGACGGGCTCCCACGCGCTGCTCGGCATCTTCGACGCGATCGCCCCGGCCGCCGCGGCGGCCCTGCAGGTGCTCGACGCGGCCGAGGCCGCCTGCGACACCGCCGGGCGCGACCGGCTGCTCGCCTCCTACGACGAGATCCTCGCGCCGACGGTCCCGCTGTCCCGCAAGATCTTCGAGACCCCGACCTACAACTACAAGACCGGCATCGTCTTCCTGGCCTGGCTGAACGGTCACCAGGACGCGTTCGCCATGGTGAACGGCGCCCAGTCGGCCCGCTCCCTGACGCACCTGGCCGAGGTGTTCCGCCTGGCCGACCAGGCGGGGCTGCTCGCCGATCCCGAGCTGGCCGTCCACCGGATGAAGGCGCTGCTGGCGGTGAACGGACTGTGA
- the ligD gene encoding non-homologous end-joining DNA ligase, producing MASPFIELKVGERTVKVTNPDKVYFPELGATKRELVEYYVSVGEGALRAMRDRPTNLKRHPDGIHTEAIYQKRMPAKHPDWLQTVTVTFPSGRKADSLRVTEVAAIAYCANLGTIDFHPWQVRAGDVERPDELRIDLDPQPGVAFAAAREAAFLTREVLGELGMTGFVKTSGNRGLHIAVRIEPRWDFVEVRHAGIALARAVEDRAPHLVTTAWWKEERGERVFVDFNQNARDRTVVSAYSVRARPAATVSAPLTWDELPDAEPADFDIRTVPARFAKLGDVHAAIDDHAYSIEPLLERYASDDRGDLPYPPNYPKMPGEPKRVQPSKARPAEDG from the coding sequence ATGGCATCGCCGTTCATCGAGCTCAAGGTGGGGGAGCGGACCGTCAAGGTCACCAACCCCGACAAGGTCTACTTCCCGGAGCTCGGCGCCACCAAGCGCGAGCTCGTCGAGTACTACGTGAGCGTGGGCGAGGGCGCGCTCCGGGCGATGCGCGACCGCCCCACCAATCTCAAGCGCCATCCCGACGGCATCCACACCGAGGCCATCTACCAGAAGCGGATGCCCGCCAAGCACCCCGACTGGCTGCAGACCGTGACCGTCACCTTCCCCAGCGGGCGCAAGGCCGACTCGCTGCGGGTGACCGAGGTGGCCGCCATCGCCTACTGCGCCAACCTCGGCACCATCGACTTCCACCCCTGGCAGGTCCGCGCCGGCGACGTCGAGCGCCCCGACGAGCTGCGGATCGACCTCGACCCGCAGCCGGGCGTCGCGTTCGCCGCCGCCCGCGAGGCCGCGTTCCTGACCCGCGAGGTGCTCGGCGAGCTGGGCATGACGGGGTTCGTGAAGACCTCCGGCAACCGCGGCCTGCACATCGCCGTCCGCATCGAGCCGCGCTGGGACTTCGTCGAGGTGCGGCACGCCGGCATCGCCCTGGCCCGCGCCGTGGAGGACCGCGCCCCCCACCTGGTGACGACCGCCTGGTGGAAGGAGGAGCGGGGCGAGCGGGTGTTCGTCGATTTCAACCAGAACGCCCGCGACCGCACCGTGGTGAGCGCCTACTCGGTGCGCGCCAGGCCGGCGGCGACCGTCTCCGCCCCGCTGACCTGGGACGAGCTGCCGGACGCCGAGCCGGCCGACTTCGACATCCGCACCGTCCCGGCCCGCTTCGCCAAGCTGGGCGACGTGCACGCGGCCATCGACGACCATGCCTACTCGATCGAGCCGCTGCTCGAACGGTACGCCTCCGACGACCGCGGCGACCTGCCGTACCCGCCCAACTACCCGAAGATGCCCGGCGAGCCGAAGCGCGTGCAGCCCAGCAAGGCGCGGCCGGCCGAGGACGGCTGA
- a CDS encoding ribonuclease D: MTEERTIVPLLEPREGIPAVIADDAALTRVVEAFARGEGPVAVDAERASGYRYGNRAYLVQLRREGAGTALIDPISCPDLSSLDTALAEAEIVLHAASQDLPCLFEVGFSPRRLFDTELAGRLLGYERVGLGTMVETVLGLRLEKGHSAADWSTRPLPEDWLRYAALDVEVLVELRDSLHAELTESGKLEWAREEFAAVLGMPPAPPRSDPWRRTSGIHKVRNVRALAIVRELWTMRDRIARENDLAPGRVLPDSAIVAAALDVPRTRKALTEISAFTGRSARRHMSDWLNAVNRARALPDGQLPQPSTPGDGPPPANRWPDRDPAAAKRLAAARAVVTALAEEHHMPAENLLQPDVVRRLTWEPPEPVTDETVTERLRALGARAWQVSLTADPLATALSRLAG; this comes from the coding sequence ATGACAGAAGAACGCACCATCGTCCCGCTGCTGGAGCCGCGCGAGGGCATCCCTGCCGTCATCGCCGACGACGCCGCCCTGACCAGGGTGGTCGAGGCCTTCGCCCGCGGCGAGGGGCCGGTGGCGGTCGACGCCGAGCGCGCCTCCGGCTACCGCTACGGCAACCGCGCCTACCTGGTGCAACTGCGCAGGGAGGGCGCGGGCACGGCGCTGATCGACCCGATCTCCTGTCCCGACCTGTCGAGCCTCGACACGGCCCTGGCCGAGGCGGAGATCGTGCTGCACGCCGCCTCGCAGGACCTGCCCTGCCTGTTCGAGGTGGGCTTCAGTCCGAGGCGGCTGTTCGACACCGAGCTGGCCGGCCGGCTGCTCGGTTACGAGCGGGTGGGGCTCGGCACGATGGTCGAGACGGTGCTGGGGTTGCGGCTGGAGAAGGGCCACTCGGCCGCCGACTGGTCCACCAGGCCGCTGCCCGAAGACTGGCTGCGCTACGCGGCCCTCGACGTCGAGGTGCTGGTCGAGCTGCGCGACTCCCTGCACGCCGAGCTGACGGAGAGCGGCAAGCTGGAGTGGGCGCGCGAGGAGTTCGCCGCCGTGCTGGGCATGCCGCCGGCGCCGCCCCGCTCCGACCCGTGGCGCCGCACGTCCGGCATCCACAAGGTGCGCAACGTCCGGGCCCTGGCCATCGTCCGCGAGCTGTGGACGATGCGCGACCGCATCGCGCGGGAGAACGACCTGGCCCCCGGCCGGGTGCTGCCCGACTCGGCGATCGTCGCCGCCGCCCTCGACGTGCCGCGCACCCGCAAGGCGCTCACCGAGATCTCCGCGTTCACCGGCCGCAGCGCGCGCCGGCACATGAGCGACTGGCTCAACGCGGTCAACCGGGCGCGGGCCCTGCCCGACGGCCAGTTGCCGCAGCCCAGCACGCCGGGCGACGGCCCCCCACCGGCCAACCGGTGGCCCGACCGCGACCCGGCGGCGGCCAAGCGGCTGGCCGCCGCCCGCGCGGTGGTGACGGCCCTCGCCGAGGAGCACCACATGCCGGCGGAGAACCTCCTGCAGCCCGACGTCGTACGCCGGCTCACCTGGGAGCCGCCCGAGCCGGTCACCGACGAGACCGTGACCGAGCGGCTGCGCGCCCTGGGCGCCCGCGCCTGGCAGGTCTCCCTCACCGCGGATCCGCTCGCCACGGCCCTGTCCCGGCTGGCAGGCTGA